A genomic region of Methanobacterium sp. SMA-27 contains the following coding sequences:
- a CDS encoding GTP cyclohydrolase III, translating to MIQMTLIQIDNYGPWTVTPTPRAEADLQILQAELYADLQRQFAAKGGLVFFTRFDNMLAVTNGVDMEDHLRIQKSIGNRYPITVSMGVGAAETPYEAQRKATNALQNYGGAQSEKRTEVLAIDGLVKSDESFVQIAHIDINGITDSLTDIIPAYDTSFIVNRVQHFLMKKLIEKGSLLFFIGGDNFMSPCNGLTPEGLLKIIEEIENEINIALKAGVGKAPTAEKAANLADLALEEIRGGFTYNLVHVMKNEE from the coding sequence ATGATTCAAATGACCTTAATTCAAATTGACAACTATGGCCCATGGACGGTTACTCCAACACCAAGGGCAGAAGCAGATCTACAGATCTTGCAGGCAGAGCTTTATGCAGACCTCCAAAGGCAGTTTGCTGCAAAGGGAGGGCTAGTATTTTTCACCCGTTTCGATAACATGCTCGCGGTGACAAATGGCGTGGACATGGAGGATCATCTCAGAATACAAAAGTCCATAGGAAATAGATACCCCATAACAGTTAGTATGGGTGTTGGAGCTGCAGAAACTCCATACGAGGCACAGCGAAAAGCAACAAATGCCCTTCAAAACTATGGTGGAGCCCAGTCAGAGAAAAGAACAGAAGTTCTGGCAATAGACGGCTTGGTAAAAAGTGATGAAAGCTTTGTCCAGATCGCCCATATAGATATAAATGGCATAACTGACTCTCTCACCGACATAATCCCGGCATATGATACTTCATTCATAGTAAACCGTGTACAACATTTCTTAATGAAGAAACTCATTGAAAAAGGTTCTTTACTTTTCTTTATTGGTGGTGACAACTTCATGTCTCCCTGTAACGGCCTAACCCCAGAGGGACTCCTTAAGATAATCGAAGAAATTGAAAATGAAATAAATATTGCCCTTAAAGCCGGGGTTGGAAAAGCACCGACTGCAGAAAAAGCAGCAAACCTTGCAGACCTCGCACTTGAAGAAATAAGGGGCGGATTTACCTATAATCTTGTACATGTAATGAAAAATGAAGAATAA
- a CDS encoding IMP cyclohydrolase, protein MYLGRILAVGSTESGKFVAYRVSSRSFPNRIAKSFEDRVSIVPTEGNEKDVFKNPYIAYNSIKIVDDIAVVSNGSHTDVIADKIASGMNIRDSIALSLLSMDYEKDDFKTPRIAGATTLQGDSFIGIVTHEDLIVQKVETGKCAYISTYEHTKPQIVDFNANNAQEAAKFIMDQGKFREFTNPVTSAAAFGKNEWEISSI, encoded by the coding sequence ATGTATCTAGGAAGAATATTAGCAGTAGGAAGTACAGAATCTGGAAAATTCGTTGCATACAGAGTATCCAGTAGATCTTTTCCAAATAGAATAGCAAAATCATTTGAAGACAGAGTTTCAATTGTTCCCACAGAGGGAAATGAAAAAGATGTGTTTAAAAATCCATATATAGCATATAATTCCATAAAAATTGTCGATGACATAGCAGTTGTTTCAAATGGTTCCCATACAGATGTGATAGCAGATAAAATAGCTTCAGGAATGAATATTAGAGATTCAATAGCATTATCTTTACTTTCTATGGATTATGAAAAGGATGATTTTAAAACTCCACGTATTGCTGGTGCAACAACACTACAAGGAGATTCTTTTATAGGAATTGTTACCCATGAAGATTTAATAGTTCAAAAGGTTGAAACAGGGAAATGTGCATACATATCAACATACGAACACACAAAACCACAAATAGTGGATTTTAATGCCAATAATGCCCAAGAAGCAGCTAAATTTATAATGGATCAAGGCAAATTTAGAGAGTTCACCAACCCTGTGACATCGGCAGCAGCCTTTGGAAAGAATGAATGGGAAATAAGTTCCATATAA
- a CDS encoding coenzyme F420-0:L-glutamate ligase, whose protein sequence is MCVNIIGIKKIPLIKEGDNLAEIIINTADDEGIEICNEDIIVIAETAVAKAEGNVIDLKSLNPSKNAMDISKKTGKNANLVEAIIRESTDIIKLGPNFIICETKHGFICANAGIDESNIEHGFATPIPTNPDKSADQIRKKIETLTEKDVAVIISDTQGRPFREGAVGVAIGISGMESLWNQEGKLDLYGRELQTTQTAVSDELASAASIVMGQASEGIPVVIIRGVDYFKILRNNSANSKPLLRPKEYDVFR, encoded by the coding sequence ATGTGTGTTAATATCATAGGTATCAAGAAAATTCCACTTATTAAAGAAGGAGACAATCTTGCAGAAATTATAATTAATACTGCAGATGATGAAGGAATAGAAATTTGTAATGAAGATATTATAGTGATTGCAGAAACTGCAGTAGCTAAAGCAGAAGGTAATGTAATAGATCTTAAATCATTGAATCCGAGTAAAAATGCAATGGATATTTCCAAAAAAACTGGGAAAAATGCAAATCTTGTTGAAGCTATTATTCGTGAATCAACCGATATAATCAAATTAGGACCAAATTTCATAATTTGTGAAACTAAACACGGTTTTATATGTGCTAATGCAGGGATAGATGAATCAAACATTGAACATGGATTTGCAACACCAATCCCTACAAATCCAGATAAAAGTGCAGATCAAATCCGAAAAAAAATAGAAACCTTAACTGAAAAGGATGTTGCAGTTATAATATCTGACACACAAGGACGTCCATTTAGAGAAGGTGCAGTGGGTGTAGCCATTGGGATATCGGGTATGGAATCATTGTGGAACCAAGAAGGAAAACTAGATCTCTATGGACGTGAACTCCAAACAACCCAAACAGCAGTTTCAGATGAATTAGCATCAGCAGCATCTATAGTAATGGGACAAGCAAGTGAAGGAATTCCTGTTGTTATAATAAGAGGAGTGGATTATTTCAAAATATTGAGAAACAATTCTGCAAATTCAAAACCTCTACTAAGACCAAAAGAATACGATGTGTTCAGATAA
- the cofD gene encoding 2-phospho-L-lactate transferase gives MITIFSGGTGTPKLLQGIMKLIEPNKLRVVVNTLENNYFSGVYVAPDIDTVMYTLSGMINDDTWYGIKDDTFITHETLKEIKCPETLKIGDRDRAIKIQKTLLMEQYPLSRVVDIQRKALGIESEIIPMSNDKSNIIIETNEGKMEFHKFLVERQGMPEVLDIKYNPVSPSPGLIEFIEESEMVIIGPSNPITSIGPIITLEGVSKALKNAYVVGISPIIGDAPVSGPAAKFMNALGHDVSCLGVAKMYANFLNKFIIDLKDNAYKNKIERLIPEVVVTNTNMKNIGEKKMLARTTLGDIL, from the coding sequence ATGATAACAATATTTTCCGGCGGAACAGGTACCCCTAAACTATTACAGGGGATTATGAAATTAATAGAACCAAATAAACTTCGTGTGGTTGTTAATACACTTGAAAACAACTATTTTTCAGGAGTTTATGTGGCTCCTGATATTGACACTGTTATGTATACACTGTCAGGAATGATCAATGATGATACATGGTATGGAATTAAGGATGATACATTTATAACACATGAAACTTTAAAGGAGATCAAATGCCCTGAAACCCTTAAAATTGGTGATAGGGATAGAGCCATAAAAATTCAGAAAACATTGCTTATGGAACAATATCCTCTTTCAAGGGTTGTTGACATTCAGAGAAAAGCCCTGGGTATTGAATCTGAAATAATTCCAATGAGTAATGATAAATCTAATATAATCATTGAAACAAACGAAGGAAAAATGGAATTTCATAAATTTCTTGTTGAGAGACAAGGCATGCCTGAAGTTCTTGACATCAAATATAATCCTGTTTCACCATCACCCGGACTTATTGAATTTATTGAAGAGTCTGAGATGGTTATAATAGGGCCTTCAAATCCCATAACTTCCATAGGACCCATAATAACTTTAGAAGGCGTATCTAAAGCCCTAAAAAATGCTTACGTAGTTGGGATATCTCCAATTATTGGTGATGCTCCTGTAAGTGGTCCTGCAGCCAAATTTATGAATGCTCTGGGACATGATGTTTCATGTTTAGGTGTTGCAAAAATGTACGCGAACTTTTTAAACAAATTTATTATAGACCTTAAGGATAATGCCTACAAGAATAAAATAGAAAGACTAATACCAGAGGTAGTTGTAACAAACACCAACATGAAGAACATCGGAGAAAAAAAGATGTTAGCCAGAACTACATTGGGTGATATTTTATGA